Below is a genomic region from Flavobacterium ginsengisoli.
TTATGGTAGTATTGCAGGTGGTGGTGAGCAAGCTGATTATGGTTATTTGCTACATATGCCTAAATATATTCCTTGGGAAACGGTAGTTAATGATAAAGAATATTACATGTCTCCATTTCCTAAAACAACTAGAACTTTAGGAAGTGCTAATGCTAATACTACAATTGCAGGGTGGAACTATTTTGCAACATTAAACAATGGTTCGAAACAAATTTCAGATGATTTTTCATATAACGTGAATATGTCTTTGAACTATAAAGTTCCTTTCGTAAAAGGATTATCTCTTAAAGGTACGTTTGCAAGAACAGAAAGCACAGGATATACAGAACAAGTTCAGTTACCATTTGACTTGGCAAGAATTGTTGGATACGAAAAAGCAGATATGCACTTAGCAAGTTCTGCAGTTCCAACTACTGTAAATAATGGTGTTGACCCTTATTATCAAATTGATACTAACGTTCGTAACTCACGCGTATACTATAATACTTCTCTTAGCAGAAATAATCAAGCTAACTTTTTTGCAAACTACGCAAGAGTATTTGGTAATCATGATGTTAGTGGTATGGTTGGTATGGAGCGTACAGAAGCTGAATACAGAACAACACGTTTAGCATATGAAGGTACAGGAAAAGATTATGCTGGAACTTATCAGACAGCAGGAACAATTTCTTCAAACTCAATTAATACAAAAGGAGAATCAGGAACACTTTCTTACTTAGGTAGATTTAATTACAGTTTTAAATCTAGATACTTATTAGAGTTCCTTTTCCGTAGCGATGCTTCAACAAAATTTGCTCCTGAAAACTATTGGGGATTCTTCCCATCACTTCAAGCAGGTTGGATTGTGTCTAAAGAAGATTGGTTTACTAAAGCATTGCCAGGTGTAGATTTTCTTAAACTTCGTTATTCTATTGGTAAAACAGGAAAAGATAACGTACAAGCTTGGAGATGGATGCAGTATTATGATGTTATTGTTGATAAAGGTGCTGTGTTTGGAACTGGTGCTACTGGTGGATCTTTAGGAGGAGGAGTTACTCCAAAAGTTAACCCAAATAGGAATGTTGGTTGGGATACAACAATCAAAAACAACGTTGGGCTTGATGTAAATGTATTGAAAAATAGATTGCAAATTAGTACTGACTTCTATTATGATAGAACAACAGATATGTTAACTAACATGGCTGGTGCTGTTGGTGTGCCAATTTCAGTTGGTGGTGGTTTTGCTGAACAAAACTATGCAGCTGTTGATGCTTGGGGACTTGAGGTAAGTTTGAACTGGAGTGATAAAATCAAAGATGATTTTAGTTATAATGTTGGAGTGAACTTTGGTTACTCAGATAATAAAGTGAAAAAATATCCAGAGCAAGCTTTGCAACATCCATCATTTAATGTAACTCAAACTGGATCTTCTTCTTTCTTCCCATACTGGGGATTCAAAACTTGGAACGGAACATCTACTGGAGACGGAATTTTACGTACAGATGAAGATATTGCAAACTACTGGGCTTACTTATCAGAAAGAGCTGCTGCAGCCGGAACAACACCTAGTTTTAATAAAATTACAAGTATATCTGGTATGATTAAAGGTATGTTGGCTTATGAAGATGTCGGTGGAGCATTTGATCCTGCAACTGGTAAACAAGCAGGACCTGACGGAAGAATTGATAAAAATTTGGATTATCAGAAATTAGTAAATACAAATAGAACCTATGGTTTTACTACCAATTTAGGTATGAAATACAAAAGTTTTTATATGAGAACTCAAATCTCTACATCTTGGGGTGGATTCCGCGAACTTGATGTAGTAAAACAAGGAACTGCTACAGCACACAATATGTGGGCTCACGAAAGCTATTGGACAGATATGTACGGACCAGATAATGTCAATGGTAAGTATCCTAACTTAGCATTATATGACGATGAATTGGTTGGTGCTCCTTCAAACTTCTGGCAATTAAATAATTTCCGTTGTTTTGTTAGAAACTTAACAATTGGTTACGGTTTGCCAAAAGATGTTTTAAATAAATTAAATATTAGTAGTTTGTCATTGGGTGTAACTGGAAATAATCTTTGGGATTTCTACAATCCATATCCTGACCATTATCGTAATATGTATGATTCATCTTATGACACTTATCCAACATTGAGAACTTGGTCTGTTAACTTAAGTGTATCATTCTAAAAAAATAAGTAATTATGAAACTAAGAATAAACTCAATATTAACTCTTGCAGTATTACTTATAGTTAGTGCTTCATGTAGTGACAATTTTCTTGAAGATAAGAAAAATTTTGGACAGATTGATGATTCATTTTATGAAAGTCAAGAGCGTACAAATTGGTATATAAACAACCTATATTATGACTTTTTCTATGCATTTAAGTCTCCACAAGCTACTTTTGTAGGTCAGTACACCGATGCATATTCTAGATTAACAGAAGAAATAGGAGGAATTACAGACCTTGTAAATCCAACAAAAACATTAGTAAATTCTGATGATGCAACAAATTATTTTGGAACAAAACTAGAAGATAAAATTAAAAATGAGCCTTACAACCGTATCAGAGACTGTAATAGCTTCTTAGAAGAAGTAGATGTAAAAGGATCTAGTTTAGATAAAACATTCCGTGATCGTGCAAAAGGCCAAGTGTATTATTTAAGAGCGCTTCAATATTTTGATTTAATGCGAATGTATGGAGGTGTGCCTCTTGTTACTTCAACACAAGCGACAACTTCTACAAATGATGCAATTAAATTGCCAAGAGCTTCAGTTACTGAAGTAGTAAATCAAATTGTTGCAGATTTAGATATGGCAGCTTCGTTATTACCAGGAAACTGGCCAGACGCAGGCGCAGATTATGGACGCTTTACAAAAGGAGCAACTTTGGCACAAAAAGCAAGAGTACTATTAACCTATGCAAGTCCATTGTTCAATAAAAACTGGGATGGTTCTACAGAAAGATGGGATGCTGCACTACAAGCTGGTTTAGCGACAGAAACTCAATTGACAGCTGATGGATATGGCTTATACGGAAGTTCAGCAAAACAATGGAATGATATGTTTACATTAGAAGGATTTAATAAAGAAGCTATTGTGGTTCAATTGTTAGGAAACGGAGCAACTCTTTCTGTTAGTAATAACAATTCATGGGAAAAAGCAATGCGTTTAGTTAGCCAAGGCGGTACAGGAGCATTTGAAGCGCCAAAAGAAATGATCGACTTGTTTCCAATGGATAACGGAAAAAAACCTACAGCAGCCAATGGTTACGATCCTTTCTTATTCTTTAAAAAACGTGATCCTAGATTTTACAGAACATTTGCTTTTTCTGGAATGAAATGGGGATATGCAGAAAGTACAAGCAGTGTAGCTTGGTCTTATCGTTGGTTAGATGGATCAGATAAAGATAAACCATACTTTAGTGACAATAATCAAGAAAATAGCCCTGCATACGTAAGAAAAATGTCAAATGTTACTGCATCAAATGCTAGTAGTTTCCAATATTCTGTAACTAATATTCTTGAGTATCGTTATGCAGAATTGTTACTAAATATTGCTGAATGTTACGCTGCAAAAGGCGATATTGGTAATACAATTAATTACCTAGGAAAAATTAGAGCTCGTGTAGGAATTCCTTCTGCTGATAACTACGGAATTGGTATTTTGGCTGATAAATATGCTTGCTATTGTCGCTTGTTTATATGAGCGTAGAGTAGAATTAGCTTACGAAGGAAAACGTTTTTGGGATGTGCAGCGTTGGATGCTTTACAGTGATGAAGCTCTTCCAGGTATTAATGGTGGGACAGTTTCTAAATTAGGTTTAACGCCAATTAACGGTACACAACGTACAGGATATTATTTACAATATAAAAATGTCGCTACTAAAACAGATCCATTGTCTAGTGCACGTGCAGCAATCAGCGTAGATCCTGATTCAGCTAATTTTAGCAGTCAAATTGACGCTTTAGCAACTTTTTACACTGATAATTTTGTATTCACAAACTTATTGACTCCAATGGATAACGTAAACAACGTTGCTGCGCAAATTAAATTTAACCCAAACTATTATATAATGGGGTTACAAACAAGTATTCTAACTCAGAATAACTGGTTGCAAGCAAACGGTTGGATGGAACGGCGGAACCGCTGGAACCTTCAATTATCAAGAATAGATTTAATGTCAAAACAATGATTATTATATAAAGCTTTTCACCTGTATTCGTTAAAAGATACAGGTGATTTGTTTAAAAAGAATTACCACAACTAGAAATTAACATGAAAAATTCCGCATTATTTATCGCATCATCTCTGCTTTTTTTAGGAAGTGCAAAATGTTTTGCTCAATATCCGAAGATTAGTCCAGAAGTTCAGGCTCAGGAAAAAGCTATCAAAGAAGAAGCTCAA
It encodes:
- a CDS encoding SusC/RagA family TonB-linked outer membrane protein; amino-acid sequence: MKQALIRRCSFLLFALMSVLSYAQGSSNQVTVTGAVTDNTSGLLPGVNVTEKSTKNTVTTDFNGKYQIKVRQGATLVFSFIGMKKLEIPINGRTVVDAKLAEDSNELQNIVVVGYGTQKKEKLTGAIATINAADVQDLPVSNLSDALKGLVPGLAVIDGGGRPGDAASLQIRQTFSFSKDGGFNTPLIVIDDMVQVDPVSGFPTLDAFNRLDPSEIESITVLKDASAAIYGSRASQGAIVVKTKRGKAGVTKFSYYSQFAVNDAVSHSKTMSAYDYGVWSNRYLSVKNLSNNGVGYFSDRELEEMKGLNYDWLKEAWKPAIQDKHTLTVTGGNEKMTYFAGLNYFTQGANLGKQDYQKWNFRTGINAKISNSMDFSVAIATNSGDIEKSFTKASANINDSSYGSIAGGGEQADYGYLLHMPKYIPWETVVNDKEYYMSPFPKTTRTLGSANANTTIAGWNYFATLNNGSKQISDDFSYNVNMSLNYKVPFVKGLSLKGTFARTESTGYTEQVQLPFDLARIVGYEKADMHLASSAVPTTVNNGVDPYYQIDTNVRNSRVYYNTSLSRNNQANFFANYARVFGNHDVSGMVGMERTEAEYRTTRLAYEGTGKDYAGTYQTAGTISSNSINTKGESGTLSYLGRFNYSFKSRYLLEFLFRSDASTKFAPENYWGFFPSLQAGWIVSKEDWFTKALPGVDFLKLRYSIGKTGKDNVQAWRWMQYYDVIVDKGAVFGTGATGGSLGGGVTPKVNPNRNVGWDTTIKNNVGLDVNVLKNRLQISTDFYYDRTTDMLTNMAGAVGVPISVGGGFAEQNYAAVDAWGLEVSLNWSDKIKDDFSYNVGVNFGYSDNKVKKYPEQALQHPSFNVTQTGSSSFFPYWGFKTWNGTSTGDGILRTDEDIANYWAYLSERAAAAGTTPSFNKITSISGMIKGMLAYEDVGGAFDPATGKQAGPDGRIDKNLDYQKLVNTNRTYGFTTNLGMKYKSFYMRTQISTSWGGFRELDVVKQGTATAHNMWAHESYWTDMYGPDNVNGKYPNLALYDDELVGAPSNFWQLNNFRCFVRNLTIGYGLPKDVLNKLNISSLSLGVTGNNLWDFYNPYPDHYRNMYDSSYDTYPTLRTWSVNLSVSF
- a CDS encoding RagB/SusD family nutrient uptake outer membrane protein; the encoded protein is MKLRINSILTLAVLLIVSASCSDNFLEDKKNFGQIDDSFYESQERTNWYINNLYYDFFYAFKSPQATFVGQYTDAYSRLTEEIGGITDLVNPTKTLVNSDDATNYFGTKLEDKIKNEPYNRIRDCNSFLEEVDVKGSSLDKTFRDRAKGQVYYLRALQYFDLMRMYGGVPLVTSTQATTSTNDAIKLPRASVTEVVNQIVADLDMAASLLPGNWPDAGADYGRFTKGATLAQKARVLLTYASPLFNKNWDGSTERWDAALQAGLATETQLTADGYGLYGSSAKQWNDMFTLEGFNKEAIVVQLLGNGATLSVSNNNSWEKAMRLVSQGGTGAFEAPKEMIDLFPMDNGKKPTAANGYDPFLFFKKRDPRFYRTFAFSGMKWGYAESTSSVAWSYRWLDGSDKDKPYFSDNNQENSPAYVRKMSNVTASNASSFQYSVTNILEYRYAELLLNIAECYAAKGDIGNTINYLGKIRARVGIPSADNYGIGILADKYACYCRLFI
- a CDS encoding RagB/SusD family nutrient uptake outer membrane protein, which gives rise to MLAIVACLYERRVELAYEGKRFWDVQRWMLYSDEALPGINGGTVSKLGLTPINGTQRTGYYLQYKNVATKTDPLSSARAAISVDPDSANFSSQIDALATFYTDNFVFTNLLTPMDNVNNVAAQIKFNPNYYIMGLQTSILTQNNWLQANGWMERRNRWNLQLSRIDLMSKQ